In the candidate division WOR-3 bacterium genome, one interval contains:
- the rpoC gene encoding DNA-directed RNA polymerase subunit beta', protein MTNKDFLDFDALRLRICSPETIRSWSYGEVTKAETINYRTQKPERDGLFCERIFGPVNDYECNCGKYKKIRYKGIICDRCGVEVTTSSVRRERMGHIELVVPIAHPLFYQVPPSKIALMLDLTTNEVESILNYEVYVVLEPGDSPYRKIEPGKKAPDLLSDEDYLKVKNEYEGLVAATGAESLEYLLSRIDLDDLSAELRTQIKHETSRRFALLRRLKVVESFRNSGAKPEWMILRVLPVIPPDLRPLVPLEGGRYATSDLNDLYKRVIVRNNRLKHLLAIKTPDIILKNEKRMLQDAIDALFNNERRPRPIRGKGNRPLKSLCEVLRGKQGRFRHNLLGKRVDYSGRSVIVVDPNLQLTQCSIPKEMALELFKPIILRKLEEKNIAQGEKTAKLLYKREAPEVWEVLEEVTKEHPVLLNRAPTLHRISIQAFFPVLSEHRAIGIHPLVCPPFNADFDGDTMSVHVPLTPEAILESAILMLSMNNILSPAHGFPLMAPSQDIVAGIYYLTKTYPHSEESVNPKKVYDDFKEVHTAWRLGELALHTPIQFRYRKEKINTTVGRVIFNEALPEDLRFVNEVYNKEKLVKLIDRCYRKYGTLRTAELLDTIKNLGFEVATISGLSIGISDIVTPEVKNQILKKSEEELRKVYNNYKRGYITESEKYNLVVNIWTLATAEVEEALMKKLSLDQDGFNPIYMLIDSGARGSRTQASQIGGMRGLMAKPQRGGLGEEVIETPIKSSFRDGLSVWEYFISTHGARKGLTDTALKTAEAGYLTRRLVDVAQSVIITMEDCGTILGQEVSALREGGEIIESLSERIQGRIALNDIVNPLTNEIIVHSGEEITDELAEEIENAGIESVSVRSVLTCEAPDGLCVKCYGRNLATGRLVEIGEAVGVIAAQSIGEPGTQLTLKTFHIGGIATRIGEQTKATAKFDGKIKLEGLKLTKRSDGEIVTLTPGKLLLQSDGRVLSFDVPKDAVLRVADKSSVTAGETLFEWEPHSIIISATKKGKVKYVDVKPGVTLSEDIDERSERRERKIIEDSERKLHPKLLIIDEKGHKLEEHELPKDAYLIVNDGDDVLPGDQLAKLLKEIAKTKDITGGLPKVADLFEAKRIKDAAVISDIDGRVEISPPEKGIRKVRVISEGGSVKEYDIPYGKYLLVSQGDEVKAGDKLCEGEIDPHDILRVKGWLAAQEFLTNQIQAVYRLQKVKINDKHISVIVRQMLRKVKIEDPGDSNFIEGEIVERQQIYAENERLAKENLKPANYHPILLGITRAALLTDSFLSAASFQETTRILSEASIQGKKDRLVGLKENVIVGRLIPAGTGFREFVRSVISSEAKEQKQEAV, encoded by the coding sequence ATGACTAATAAAGATTTTTTAGATTTTGATGCATTAAGGTTGAGAATTTGTTCACCTGAAACAATCCGTAGTTGGTCCTATGGTGAAGTGACTAAAGCCGAGACAATCAATTATCGTACTCAAAAACCCGAGCGCGATGGACTCTTCTGCGAACGGATTTTTGGTCCAGTTAATGATTATGAATGTAATTGTGGTAAATATAAGAAAATTCGCTATAAAGGGATTATTTGTGACCGATGTGGAGTTGAAGTTACTACTTCTTCAGTGCGAAGAGAACGTATGGGACATATTGAATTGGTGGTCCCAATTGCCCATCCTTTATTTTACCAAGTTCCACCTTCAAAGATTGCTTTAATGCTTGATTTGACAACCAATGAAGTGGAAAGTATTTTGAATTATGAGGTCTACGTGGTTTTAGAGCCAGGTGATTCACCTTATAGAAAAATTGAGCCGGGTAAAAAAGCACCGGATCTATTGTCGGATGAGGATTATTTGAAAGTTAAAAACGAATATGAAGGTTTGGTTGCAGCGACTGGTGCCGAAAGTTTAGAATATCTTTTGAGTCGAATTGATTTAGATGACTTGTCCGCTGAGTTGCGGACTCAAATTAAACATGAAACCTCACGCCGTTTTGCCCTTTTAAGAAGATTGAAAGTTGTCGAATCTTTTCGTAATTCCGGTGCTAAACCGGAATGGATGATTCTAAGAGTATTGCCTGTAATTCCGCCTGATTTAAGACCGTTAGTGCCTTTGGAAGGTGGCCGATATGCAACTTCGGATTTAAATGATTTATATAAACGGGTGATAGTTCGTAATAACCGGCTTAAACATTTGTTGGCAATAAAAACTCCTGATATAATATTGAAAAATGAAAAGCGAATGCTGCAAGATGCAATTGATGCCCTTTTTAATAATGAACGGCGACCGAGACCGATTCGCGGCAAAGGAAATCGACCTTTGAAGTCATTGTGTGAAGTTTTAAGAGGTAAGCAAGGAAGATTTAGACATAATTTACTAGGTAAACGCGTCGATTATTCCGGTCGGTCAGTAATTGTGGTTGACCCGAATCTACAATTAACTCAATGTAGTATACCTAAAGAAATGGCGTTAGAATTATTTAAGCCGATAATTCTGCGTAAGTTAGAAGAAAAGAATATTGCCCAGGGCGAAAAGACCGCAAAATTATTATATAAACGAGAGGCACCTGAAGTTTGGGAAGTTTTGGAAGAAGTGACCAAAGAGCATCCGGTTCTATTAAATCGGGCTCCGACATTACACCGGATTTCGATTCAAGCGTTTTTTCCAGTTCTTTCAGAACATCGAGCAATCGGAATTCATCCTTTGGTCTGTCCACCATTCAATGCTGATTTTGATGGTGATACGATGTCGGTTCATGTCCCGCTTACGCCGGAGGCAATCTTGGAATCAGCAATTTTAATGTTATCAATGAATAATATTTTGTCGCCAGCACATGGATTTCCATTAATGGCGCCTTCTCAAGATATTGTGGCTGGTATCTATTATTTGACGAAAACCTATCCTCACTCTGAGGAATCAGTAAATCCGAAAAAAGTTTACGACGACTTTAAGGAAGTACATACTGCTTGGCGTCTAGGTGAACTTGCTCTTCATACACCGATTCAATTCCGATATCGGAAAGAAAAAATTAATACCACAGTCGGACGGGTGATTTTTAATGAAGCACTGCCTGAGGATTTGCGATTTGTGAATGAAGTTTATAATAAAGAAAAACTGGTTAAATTAATTGACCGCTGTTATCGTAAATATGGTACTTTAAGAACCGCGGAACTGTTGGATACAATTAAAAATCTCGGTTTCGAAGTAGCAACAATCTCCGGGCTTTCAATCGGTATTAGTGATATTGTTACCCCTGAAGTTAAAAATCAAATTCTCAAAAAGAGCGAAGAGGAACTGCGGAAAGTTTACAATAATTACAAACGCGGTTATATTACGGAAAGCGAGAAATATAATTTAGTAGTCAATATTTGGACATTAGCTACAGCAGAGGTTGAAGAGGCATTGATGAAAAAGTTGTCTTTGGACCAAGATGGGTTTAATCCGATTTATATGTTAATTGATTCCGGAGCTCGCGGTTCTCGAACCCAAGCCTCCCAGATTGGGGGTATGCGTGGCTTAATGGCAAAACCTCAAAGGGGCGGTTTGGGCGAAGAGGTAATCGAAACTCCGATTAAAAGTTCCTTCCGTGATGGTCTTTCAGTTTGGGAATATTTTATTTCTACTCATGGTGCAAGAAAAGGACTTACTGATACTGCTCTAAAAACTGCTGAGGCCGGTTATTTGACTCGAAGATTAGTAGATGTGGCTCAAAGTGTTATAATTACAATGGAAGATTGCGGGACAATTTTAGGTCAAGAAGTTTCAGCATTAAGAGAAGGTGGTGAAATTATTGAATCTTTATCAGAACGGATTCAAGGTCGAATTGCGCTCAATGATATTGTGAATCCATTAACTAATGAAATTATTGTTCATTCAGGCGAAGAAATCACCGATGAGTTAGCCGAAGAGATTGAAAATGCCGGTATCGAGTCAGTATCGGTTCGTTCGGTTTTAACTTGTGAGGCACCGGATGGTCTTTGTGTTAAATGTTACGGTAGAAATTTAGCCACCGGCCGACTCGTAGAAATTGGCGAAGCAGTTGGAGTAATTGCGGCACAGTCCATTGGTGAACCTGGAACTCAATTGACTTTAAAGACATTCCATATTGGTGGTATTGCAACCCGAATTGGTGAACAAACTAAAGCCACTGCTAAATTTGATGGTAAAATTAAACTTGAAGGCTTAAAATTAACCAAACGCAGTGATGGTGAAATCGTAACATTAACTCCAGGAAAACTTTTGCTTCAAAGTGATGGTAGAGTATTATCATTTGATGTTCCGAAAGATGCGGTGTTGAGAGTCGCAGATAAATCTTCTGTAACTGCGGGCGAGACACTTTTTGAATGGGAACCACACTCAATTATCATCTCGGCAACAAAAAAAGGTAAGGTTAAATATGTTGATGTTAAACCCGGGGTAACTTTAAGTGAAGATATTGATGAACGGTCAGAACGAAGAGAACGAAAGATTATTGAAGATAGTGAGCGTAAATTACATCCGAAATTGCTTATTATTGATGAGAAAGGTCACAAATTAGAAGAACATGAACTACCCAAAGATGCCTACCTCATTGTAAATGACGGCGACGATGTCTTGCCTGGCGACCAGTTGGCGAAATTATTAAAGGAAATTGCTAAAACAAAAGATATTACAGGTGGATTACCCAAAGTTGCTGATTTGTTTGAAGCTAAACGGATAAAGGACGCAGCCGTCATATCGGATATTGACGGCAGAGTTGAAATTAGTCCGCCGGAAAAAGGAATTAGAAAAGTGCGAGTTATCTCAGAAGGTGGTTCAGTGAAGGAGTATGATATACCGTATGGAAAATATTTGTTGGTGAGTCAAGGAGATGAAGTAAAAGCCGGCGATAAATTGTGTGAGGGGGAAATTGACCCACATGATATTTTGCGAGTTAAAGGTTGGCTTGCCGCACAGGAATTTTTGACCAACCAAATTCAGGCAGTGTATCGACTACAAAAAGTTAAAATAAATGATAAACATATCTCGGTTATTGTCAGACAAATGTTACGAAAAGTTAAAATTGAAGATCCAGGCGACTCTAATTTTATTGAAGGTGAGATTGTGGAACGACAACAGATCTACGCTGAAAACGAACGACTTGCCAAGGAGAATTTAAAACCTGCGAACTATCATCCTATACTTCTGGGAATAACTCGTGCTGCTCTTTTAACCGATAGTTTCTTATCTGCCGCTTCATTCCAAGAGACAACCCGAATTCTTTCTGAGGCCTCAATTCAAGGTAAAAAAGACCGATTAGTCGGTCTAAAGGAAAATGTTATAGTCGGAAGATTAATTCCAGCCGGAACAGGTTTTAGAGAATTTGTTCGTTCCGTCATTTCAAGTGAAGCCAAAGAACAGAAACAAGAGGCAGTATAA
- a CDS encoding elongation factor P codes for MIIASDVRNGMTIRLEGNLYKVITAEYKAGTAKMGSLVHLKLKNITTGSFTERRFHPEDRLEDIELASIPMEFIYQDGDDYYFMHPISYEQYPINKSLLGNFVKFITPGIKLRIEFYEEQPVHVIIPKTVDLKVISTGAGVKGETDAAYKPAQLENGLEVLVPQFIKSGDIIRIEVETEKYLERVKTETA; via the coding sequence ATGATTATCGCTTCGGATGTTCGTAATGGGATGACAATAAGATTAGAAGGAAATCTTTATAAGGTCATTACTGCGGAATATAAGGCAGGCACAGCAAAAATGGGAAGTCTGGTGCATCTGAAACTCAAAAATATTACTACAGGCAGTTTTACCGAAAGAAGATTTCACCCTGAAGACCGGCTTGAGGATATTGAGTTAGCGTCGATACCAATGGAATTTATCTATCAAGATGGCGATGACTATTATTTTATGCATCCGATAAGTTATGAGCAATATCCCATTAATAAATCGTTACTTGGTAATTTTGTTAAGTTTATTACCCCTGGGATAAAATTAAGGATTGAGTTTTACGAAGAACAACCAGTTCATGTAATTATTCCGAAAACTGTTGATTTAAAAGTAATTTCTACAGGTGCTGGCGTTAAGGGTGAAACAGATGCTGCATATAAACCGGCACAGTTAGAAAACGGTCTAGAGGTATTAGTTCCTCAATTTATAAAATCCGGCGATATCATCCGAATAGAGGTTGAGACAGAAAAATACCTGGAGCGAGTGAAAACGGAAACTGCCTGA
- the rpsG gene encoding 30S ribosomal protein S7, whose product MGRKKKAIARPLKPDPKYNSVLVTRFVNNLFWEGKKTVGYKIFYEAMAIIEQKTKEDGFALFQKALNNVKPVLEVRPRRVGGATYQIPMEVPPNRQETLAIKWIIRAARERPEYRMAERLANELIDASKNQGAAIKKKEDTHKMAEANRAFAHYRW is encoded by the coding sequence ATGGGACGAAAGAAAAAGGCAATAGCCCGACCCTTAAAACCTGACCCAAAATACAATTCGGTTTTAGTGACCAGATTTGTAAATAATTTATTCTGGGAGGGTAAGAAGACAGTCGGTTATAAAATTTTCTACGAAGCGATGGCGATAATTGAGCAGAAAACAAAAGAAGACGGTTTTGCGTTATTTCAAAAAGCCCTTAATAATGTAAAACCAGTCTTAGAAGTTAGACCGAGACGAGTTGGTGGTGCTACCTATCAAATTCCAATGGAGGTACCTCCGAATCGGCAGGAAACCTTAGCCATTAAATGGATTATTCGAGCCGCAAGAGAACGACCCGAATATCGCATGGCAGAACGACTAGCTAACGAACTTATTGATGCTTCTAAAAATCAGGGAGCAGCAATTAAAAAGAAAGAAGATACCCATAAAATGGCTGAAGCCAACCGGGCATTTGCTCATTACCGCTGGTAA
- the rpsL gene encoding 30S ribosomal protein S12, which produces MPTINQLIRKKRKPVKKVSKSPALEGNPQKRGVCTRVYTTTPKKPNSALRKVCKVRLTNGHEITVYIPGEGHNLQEHSIVLVRGGRVKDLPGVRYHVIRGVLDAAGVENRRQGRSLYGAKRPKASGQTGA; this is translated from the coding sequence ATGCCAACTATTAATCAATTAATTCGCAAAAAGCGAAAACCAGTTAAAAAGGTCTCGAAATCTCCAGCCTTAGAAGGCAATCCACAAAAACGTGGTGTCTGCACTCGTGTCTATACGACAACTCCGAAAAAACCAAATTCGGCTTTAAGAAAAGTCTGTAAAGTCCGTTTAACCAATGGTCACGAAATCACGGTCTATATTCCTGGTGAAGGACATAATCTTCAAGAACATTCGATTGTTTTGGTTCGCGGTGGCCGGGTAAAGGATTTGCCTGGTGTCCGTTATCATGTAATTCGTGGTGTACTTGATGCGGCCGGTGTAGAGAATAGAAGACAAGGACGCTCACTATATGGCGCCAAAAGACCTAAAGCTTCAGGACAAACAGGAGCATAA
- the rpoB gene encoding DNA-directed RNA polymerase subunit beta: MIKNFSKRPTFLEIPNLLAIQQESFRSFLQIDVPWNERKNEGLEALFRETLNIDEPRKNFQLEYVGYILDRPKYTPEEAVEKKVSYTIPLKVIFRLVKKEADTGRVKDILEEEVFLCELPNMTENGTFIINGIERVVVSQLHRSPGLYFSRQEDGHSALLIPLRGVWVEFVIDKNNTMAILLDRRRRIGLGTFLQAIGYSYEEVIAKLFSVEEKSLKVGQVIAKSIYGETENKIASESQTTPKKNQEQNSNNLAIDKGPNNEYLNERPLLAHIGEEVTEQLIEFLKAKGINKAYVVEIPENNNQFKEKLAILINTFENDKIMTSDEAVKKIYTRLRGIVPHSLEVARATILGMLFDQKRFDLGKVGRYKLNERIRPEGQDRNGPMKGEKRISDSEAFTQEDIFMVIDRLLDFKVMRKLSDDIDHLANRRVRRVGELLENQFRNALLQLVQNIRERSSYLDARKITPNELINSKVVANAVSKFFSQNPLSQFMEQTNPLAELTHKRRISALGPGGLTKETAGFEVRDVHYSHYGRICPIETPEGPNIGLITTIATYAQIDEYGFLTTPYWKVKDGVVTKQVVYLNPQEEESAIIAQANALLDEERRIIGREVICRYQGDIITTNPESVQYMDISPKQLFAPSTVLIPFLEHDDADRALMGANMQRQAVPLLVPEKPVVATGVEAKFSVESGAVVCAQEDGKVMKVDAASIVLRTEDGLKEYRLKKFMKTNQYTCFNQRPVVKLGQKVKKGDLLADGPSTDEGQLGLGRNVLVAYIPWRGYNYEDAIVISEDLIKEDKFTSIQILEFEIQARETKLGPEEITRDIPGVTEKELQNLDEFGIIRIGAEVTPGDILVGRITPKGETEFTPEEKLLRAIFGEKAANVRDTSLRVEPGVSGVVIDRKILSRHDNEPLTRRLEAERIEDIKRKYEMRKAFLSEQFDEKIRAILVNEKAETNVRDTKDNIILKSGEKFTEEFFSKYRPAKIKNLQKIISSEKKIIEINQILSEYNKMKSLLDKNEKEEIERVTHGDELPRGVLKSVTIFIAQKRRLSVGDKMAGRHGNKGVVSKILPREDMPYLEDGTPVEIVLNPLGVPSRMNIGQILECHLGWAAKILGYQAVCPVFEGPSIEDIKNELKRAGLPEDGKVTLYDGRTGLPFDKKVVVGYIYMMKLVHMVDDKIHARSTGNYSLITQQPLGGKAQFGGQRFGEMEVWALEAYGAAHALQEMLTIKSDDVEGRSALYNALIRGENPPSPKIPASFSVLVKELAGLGLELIPEKEKDDFTKESVKTKKK; encoded by the coding sequence ATGATTAAAAATTTTTCTAAAAGACCAACTTTTTTGGAAATCCCGAATCTGTTAGCAATTCAACAAGAATCGTTTCGTTCCTTTTTGCAGATTGATGTACCATGGAACGAAAGAAAGAACGAAGGTTTAGAAGCGCTGTTTCGGGAAACGTTGAATATTGATGAGCCACGGAAAAATTTTCAATTGGAATATGTTGGCTATATTTTAGACCGACCCAAATATACACCAGAAGAAGCAGTTGAAAAGAAAGTTTCTTATACCATTCCTTTAAAAGTAATTTTCCGTTTGGTGAAGAAAGAAGCCGATACGGGAAGAGTAAAAGATATTCTGGAAGAAGAGGTCTTTTTATGCGAGTTGCCTAATATGACCGAGAACGGTACTTTCATTATTAATGGTATCGAACGCGTGGTCGTTAGTCAACTTCATCGTTCACCGGGATTATATTTCTCACGTCAAGAAGACGGACATTCAGCGCTTCTTATTCCTTTGCGAGGCGTCTGGGTAGAATTTGTTATTGATAAAAACAACACAATGGCGATTTTGTTAGACCGAAGACGTCGAATCGGTTTGGGAACCTTTTTGCAAGCCATCGGATATTCTTACGAAGAAGTAATAGCAAAATTATTTTCCGTTGAAGAGAAAAGTTTAAAAGTTGGACAAGTAATTGCTAAATCTATTTATGGGGAAACAGAAAACAAAATTGCTTCTGAGTCACAGACTACCCCTAAAAAGAATCAGGAGCAAAATTCTAATAACTTAGCGATTGATAAGGGCCCTAATAACGAATATTTAAACGAACGACCCCTTTTGGCCCATATTGGCGAAGAAGTGACTGAACAACTGATAGAATTCTTAAAAGCTAAAGGTATTAATAAAGCATATGTCGTCGAAATTCCTGAAAACAATAATCAATTTAAGGAAAAATTAGCAATTTTGATAAATACTTTTGAAAATGATAAAATAATGACATCGGACGAAGCAGTAAAGAAGATATATACGCGACTTCGCGGGATAGTCCCCCATTCGCTTGAAGTTGCCCGCGCCACAATTTTAGGTATGCTTTTTGACCAGAAGCGATTCGATTTAGGTAAAGTAGGTCGATACAAACTCAATGAGCGCATCAGACCAGAAGGGCAGGACCGAAACGGACCAATGAAGGGCGAAAAGCGCATCAGCGATTCAGAAGCCTTTACTCAAGAAGATATCTTTATGGTAATTGACCGCTTACTCGACTTTAAGGTTATGCGAAAATTGTCTGACGACATTGACCATTTGGCCAATCGTCGAGTTCGTAGGGTAGGTGAACTCTTAGAGAATCAATTTCGCAATGCCTTACTACAATTAGTACAAAATATTAGAGAACGTAGTTCTTATTTGGATGCAAGGAAAATTACGCCTAACGAACTGATTAATAGTAAAGTTGTTGCTAATGCGGTAAGTAAATTTTTCTCACAAAATCCATTATCGCAATTTATGGAACAGACTAATCCCTTAGCCGAATTGACACATAAGCGCAGAATCTCCGCTTTAGGACCTGGAGGCTTAACTAAAGAGACTGCCGGTTTTGAAGTCCGAGATGTCCATTATTCACACTACGGAAGAATCTGCCCAATTGAAACACCAGAGGGACCTAATATCGGTTTAATCACAACTATTGCGACTTATGCCCAAATTGACGAATATGGATTTTTAACAACACCTTATTGGAAAGTTAAAGATGGTGTTGTTACAAAGCAAGTTGTGTATCTTAATCCTCAGGAAGAAGAGTCTGCAATAATCGCCCAGGCCAACGCATTACTTGATGAGGAACGAAGAATCATTGGGAGAGAAGTAATTTGTCGGTACCAAGGCGATATTATTACAACGAATCCTGAAAGCGTCCAGTATATGGATATCTCTCCTAAACAATTATTCGCACCTTCAACAGTCTTAATCCCATTTCTTGAACATGACGATGCTGACCGTGCCTTGATGGGAGCCAATATGCAGCGTCAGGCAGTACCGCTGTTAGTACCGGAAAAACCAGTTGTCGCCACTGGAGTTGAAGCTAAATTTTCTGTTGAGTCTGGTGCGGTAGTGTGTGCTCAGGAAGATGGCAAAGTGATGAAAGTTGATGCAGCCAGTATTGTATTAAGAACAGAAGACGGACTCAAAGAATATCGGTTAAAGAAGTTTATGAAGACTAATCAGTATACCTGCTTTAATCAGCGACCGGTAGTAAAATTAGGGCAAAAGGTAAAAAAAGGCGATTTATTGGCAGATGGACCATCTACTGATGAGGGCCAATTGGGATTAGGGAGAAATGTATTGGTAGCATATATTCCTTGGCGTGGTTATAATTATGAAGATGCAATTGTGATATCAGAAGACTTGATAAAAGAAGACAAATTTACCTCAATTCAAATTCTTGAGTTTGAAATTCAAGCCCGCGAGACAAAATTAGGCCCAGAGGAAATTACGCGCGATATCCCAGGTGTTACCGAAAAAGAACTTCAAAACCTTGATGAGTTCGGAATTATCCGAATCGGTGCCGAAGTAACACCAGGAGATATTTTGGTTGGGCGGATTACGCCTAAAGGTGAGACCGAATTCACACCAGAAGAAAAATTATTGCGCGCAATTTTTGGTGAAAAAGCCGCTAATGTCCGGGATACGTCATTACGAGTAGAACCCGGTGTTTCCGGAGTTGTCATTGATAGAAAAATTTTGTCTCGTCATGACAATGAACCGTTAACCCGTCGTCTGGAGGCGGAAAGAATTGAAGACATTAAACGAAAATATGAGATGCGAAAAGCATTCTTATCAGAGCAATTTGACGAAAAAATCCGAGCTATTTTGGTTAATGAAAAAGCCGAAACTAATGTTCGAGATACTAAAGATAATATTATTCTTAAAAGTGGTGAGAAATTCACCGAAGAATTTTTTAGTAAGTATCGGCCAGCAAAAATTAAAAATTTACAAAAGATAATATCAAGCGAGAAGAAGATTATTGAAATTAATCAAATTCTATCTGAATATAATAAGATGAAAAGTTTACTTGATAAGAATGAAAAAGAAGAGATTGAGCGAGTTACCCATGGAGATGAATTACCACGGGGAGTACTAAAATCGGTTACGATATTTATTGCTCAGAAACGAAGATTATCTGTCGGAGACAAAATGGCTGGCCGGCATGGTAATAAAGGTGTCGTAAGTAAAATTTTACCACGAGAAGATATGCCCTATTTAGAAGACGGGACACCTGTTGAGATTGTACTTAATCCCTTAGGGGTTCCCTCCAGAATGAATATCGGTCAAATTTTAGAATGTCATCTTGGCTGGGCAGCAAAAATACTTGGTTATCAAGCGGTCTGTCCGGTCTTCGAAGGGCCATCAATTGAAGATATTAAAAACGAACTGAAGCGCGCCGGTTTGCCTGAAGATGGAAAAGTTACTTTATATGACGGCAGAACTGGTTTGCCGTTTGATAAGAAAGTTGTTGTTGGTTATATTTATATGATGAAATTAGTCCATATGGTAGATGATAAAATTCATGCCCGCTCGACCGGTAATTACTCATTAATAACTCAACAGCCATTAGGTGGTAAAGCTCAATTTGGTGGTCAGCGGTTTGGTGAAATGGAAGTTTGGGCATTAGAAGCCTATGGTGCAGCTCACGCCTTACAAGAAATGTTGACGATAAAATCAGATGATGTTGAAGGAAGGAGTGCGCTCTATAATGCTTTGATTCGGGGCGAAAATCCTCCCTCACCAAAAATACCAGCGTCGTTTTCGGTTTTAGTTAAAGAATTGGCGGGATTAGGGTTGGAACTGATTCCAGAAAAAGAAAAGGATGATTTCACTAAAGAATCAGTGAAGACTAAGAAGAAATAA
- a CDS encoding YggS family pyridoxal phosphate-dependent enzyme, with protein sequence MRSVILENLRNLRLRLDSVSAKSKRTISDITLVAVTKNISAELIEMAIDISRQDSDSIPINIIGENRVQEALEKFPKIQRTVEWHLIGHLQTNKVKKTLEIFSMIQSVDSLHLAQEIEKRASFISKEMPVLIEVNTSQEETKFGVKPEELIKLINQILPLKHLKILGLMTLGPGLAIEDKEKSRPCFRLLYELREKVEQEFKIKLPYLSMGMSSDFEVAIEEGSNMIRIGTAIFGPRPIK encoded by the coding sequence ATGCGCTCCGTGATCTTAGAAAACCTTAGAAACTTAAGATTAAGACTTGATTCGGTCTCTGCTAAAAGTAAACGAACAATTAGTGATATTACTTTAGTAGCGGTAACTAAAAATATATCCGCGGAATTAATAGAGATGGCAATCGATATCAGTAGACAAGATTCAGATTCGATCCCGATAAATATCATCGGAGAAAACCGAGTGCAGGAAGCATTAGAAAAATTCCCTAAAATTCAGCGCACGGTCGAATGGCATCTAATCGGGCATTTGCAAACCAATAAAGTAAAAAAAACCTTAGAAATATTTTCAATGATACAAAGTGTCGATTCGCTCCATTTAGCCCAAGAAATCGAAAAGCGTGCTTCATTTATCTCAAAGGAAATGCCGGTTTTAATTGAAGTGAACACTTCCCAAGAAGAGACTAAATTTGGCGTTAAACCAGAAGAGTTAATTAAACTAATCAATCAGATTTTACCATTAAAACATCTAAAAATTTTAGGGTTAATGACCCTGGGACCAGGATTAGCCATTGAAGACAAAGAAAAATCCCGGCCATGTTTTAGATTACTTTATGAACTAAGAGAGAAAGTCGAGCAAGAATTTAAGATAAAATTGCCTTATCTTTCAATGGGAATGAGTTCAGATTTTGAAGTAGCAATTGAAGAAGGTTCTAATATGATTAGAATTGGAACTGCAATCTTTGGTCCACGGCCAATCAAATAG
- a CDS encoding 1-acyl-sn-glycerol-3-phosphate acyltransferase translates to MVYYGLEYISKLIFGHQLGSISGLENLPSPPCIIAANHVSPYDPILLVLQLYTWIKKYGKKPVFLTNRKVIVLFAAFTKVLGMFPGTKRGLKQAQGFLSQGIPIGIFPNRDRIPNRIKRFHLGPAYLSSNAKVPIVPIGIRTKDEVFPSWNLWKIIKSFFHKKHFIIGEPIYPDDKISLTDLTNQLTVAVARLIGKEVI, encoded by the coding sequence ATGGTCTATTACGGATTAGAGTATATTTCTAAATTAATATTTGGTCATCAATTGGGTTCAATCTCTGGATTAGAAAATCTACCGTCACCACCGTGTATAATTGCAGCCAATCATGTTAGTCCATACGACCCGATATTGCTTGTGCTCCAATTATATACTTGGATAAAAAAATATGGCAAAAAGCCGGTGTTTTTGACTAATCGAAAAGTAATAGTCCTTTTTGCTGCTTTTACTAAGGTGTTAGGAATGTTTCCGGGCACAAAACGTGGACTTAAACAAGCGCAAGGTTTTTTATCTCAGGGTATTCCTATTGGTATTTTTCCTAATCGGGACCGAATACCTAATCGCATAAAACGGTTCCATTTAGGACCAGCCTATTTAAGTTCGAATGCTAAAGTTCCAATTGTGCCTATTGGAATTAGAACCAAAGACGAAGTTTTTCCCTCTTGGAACTTATGGAAAATAATTAAAAGTTTTTTCCATAAAAAACATTTTATAATTGGCGAACCTATCTATCCAGATGATAAGATTTCGCTTACAGACCTTACAAATCAATTGACCGTAGCGGTCGCAAGATTAATTGGTAAAGAAGTAATATAA